A genomic segment from Limosilactobacillus sp. encodes:
- the tenA gene encoding thiaminase II translates to MVKFSEQVHHDTKELWQKSFDHPFIREMVTGELPEDKFKFYVIQDYHYLKVFDQLHLKLAQLLPGPQRQVVKDYVQNLTVDELEARNHTFQKLGISQDEWAQTPLAPANYNYLNHMRHSLATSPAVGLASFLPCPWLYVELATHWQHATSPVEVYDDFFQTYEEAAHDKSTVPMIELMDQLAAQADPAEKTAMAQAFVRSSYYELQFWQMAYANQQWK, encoded by the coding sequence ATGGTTAAATTTTCAGAACAGGTCCACCACGACACTAAGGAGCTGTGGCAAAAAAGCTTCGACCATCCCTTCATCAGGGAAATGGTCACCGGTGAGCTGCCAGAAGACAAGTTTAAGTTCTACGTAATCCAGGACTACCACTATCTCAAGGTCTTCGATCAGCTGCACCTGAAGCTCGCCCAGCTCTTGCCTGGCCCCCAACGCCAGGTCGTCAAGGACTACGTGCAGAATCTGACCGTCGACGAGCTCGAGGCCCGCAACCACACCTTCCAAAAGCTCGGCATCAGTCAGGACGAGTGGGCGCAGACCCCGCTGGCCCCGGCAAACTATAACTACCTCAACCACATGCGCCATAGCCTGGCAACCTCGCCCGCCGTGGGCCTGGCCTCGTTTCTCCCCTGCCCCTGGCTGTACGTCGAGCTGGCGACCCATTGGCAGCACGCCACCAGCCCGGTTGAAGTCTACGATGACTTTTTCCAAACCTATGAGGAGGCGGCCCATGACAAGAGTACGGTCCCGATGATTGAGCTGATGGACCAGCTGGCCGCCCAGGCTGACCCGGCAGAGAAAACAGCGATGGCGCAGGCATTTGTCCGCAGTTCGTACTATGAGCTGCAATTTTGGCAAATGGCCTACGCCAATCAACAGTGGAAATAG